The following coding sequences lie in one Zingiber officinale cultivar Zhangliang chromosome 2B, Zo_v1.1, whole genome shotgun sequence genomic window:
- the LOC122048629 gene encoding COP9 signalosome complex subunit 3-like — protein MESVEVLVAHIQGLSRSPDEVSHLHSLLKQSEDALRSHASRLAPFLSQLDPSIHTLGYLFLLEAYSSGSISGEEASGFLLTVVEFINSCSAEQIQLAPEKFISVCKSFKDQVMQLGVPMQGIAPLWMAVRKLQTSTEQLTTLHSDYLLLCLLAKCYKAGLSILDDDIFEVDHPRDHFLYCYYGGMINIGLKRFEKALACLHNVVTAPMTTLNAICVEAYKKYILVSLILNGQVPSFPKYTSSAAHRNLKNYTQVANYPPSHARCSSSHLPRTNPCQPHPYALEPLSTLHQPLSISYARSEAPINLVSHSCHHGSHASSHILEIVFLEPYVDLANFYASGKFSELEACIQTNQEKFLSDSNLGLVKQVLSSLYKRNIQRLTQTYLTLSLQDIANVAQLNNPKEAEMHVLQMIQDGEIFATINQKDGMVSFHEDPEQYKSCRMTEHIDFSIQRYSFVNFYHI, from the exons ATGGAGTCGGTTGAGGTGCTGGTGGCGCACATCCAGGGCTTGTCCAGGAGTCCCGACGAGGTCTCGCACCTCCACTCCCTGCTCAAGCAGTCCGAGGACGCTCTCCGCTCCCATGCATCTCGACTCGCCCCCTTCCTCTCCCAGCTCGACCCATCCATCCACACCCTAGGCTACCTTTTCCTTCT GGAAGCATATTCATCTGGGTCAATCTCAGGGGAGGAGGCTTCCGGTTTTCTTTTGACTGTAGTGGAATTTATCAACTCATGCTCGGCAGAACAGATACAGCTTGCACCAGAAAAAT TCATTTCTGTTTGTAAGAGTTTCAAGGATCAGGTTATGCAGCTTGGGGTTCCCATGCAAGGAATAGCTCCCTTGTGGATGGCTGTCCGTAAACTCCAAACTTCCACAGAGCAATTAACTACCTTACACTCGGATTATCTTCTTCTGTGTCTTCTAGCTAAGTGCTATAAAGCGGGACTAAGCATTCTGGATGATGACATCTTTGAGGTTGATCACCCGAGAGATCATTTCCTCTATTGCTACTACGG GGGAATGATAAACATTGGATTAAAGCGTTTTGAGAAAGCATTAGCGTGTCTTCATAAT GTTGTTACTGCACCGATGACTACTCTAAATGCAATATGTGTTGAAGCATACAAAAAGTATATTTTGGTTTCACTCATCCTGAATGGACAG GTTCCATCATTCCCAAAGTATACTTCTTCAGCCGCTCACAGGAATCTGAAGAATTATACTCAG GTTGCCAACTACCCTCCGTCCCATGCCCGTTGCTCAAGCTCACATCTACCTCGCACGAATCCTTGTCAACCTCATCCATATGCGCTTGAGCCCTTATCAACCTTGCATCAGCCCTTGTCAATCTCCTATGCTCGCTCCGAAGCTCCCATCAACCTTGTCTCACACTCATGCCATCACGGATCTCATGCAAGCTCACATATCCTGGAAATTGTTTTCCTAGAA CCTTACGTTGATCTTGCTAATTTCTATGCCAGTGGGAAATTTTCCGAATTAGAGGCCTGCATCCAAACGAACCAGGAGAAATTTCTATCT GACAGCAATCTTGGTTTAGTAAAACAAGTATTATCTTCCCTGTACAAGCGCAACATCCAGAGACTGACACAAACTTACTTGACCTTGTCACTCCAAGATATAGCAAATGTTGCTCAATTGAACAACCCTAAAGAAGCTGAGATGCACGTACTCCAGATG ATCCAGGATGGAGAGATATTTGCTACTATTAACCAAAAGGATGGAATGGTGAGCTTTCATGAGGATCCTGAGCAATACAAAAGTTGCAGAATGACAGAGCACATTGATTTTTCAATCCAAAGGTATAGTTTCGTGAACTTCTATCATATTTGA